A window of Rhipicephalus sanguineus isolate Rsan-2018 unplaced genomic scaffold, BIME_Rsan_1.4 Seq5917, whole genome shotgun sequence contains these coding sequences:
- the LOC119377867 gene encoding uncharacterized protein LOC119377867 yields MVKPCNYPSPDVEERLVRDRFLVGLLDHKLSDKLCQNPKMTLHEAPTYVRQHEDAGNERRAHNSVEASSFAVDAACLRKGKQAPADKTTQQLCPFCGRASHPRVDCSARSVSCNFCRKSSHFEKVCREKKRVNGKHTRKPLASSIELHAVAGERPNAKFVEVLVDGHPLSFKVDYGAKVSVVPSTFSGVPSKLQDPKRELKDPSNNILES; encoded by the coding sequence ATGGTCAAGCCCTGCAACTATCCGTCGCCAGACGTCGAAGAGCGGCTCGTCCGAGACCGTTTTCTCGTGGGCTTGCTCGACCACAAACTCTCGGACAAGCTCTGTCAGAACCCGAAAATGACGTTACACGAAGCGCCGACGTACGTTCGTCAGCATGAAGACGCAGGTAACGAGCGCAGAGCTCATAACTCGGTAGAGGCATCTTCGTTCGCTGTCGACGCCGCTTGCCTTCGCAAGGGAAAGCAAGCGCCAGCTGATAAGACAACGCAACAGCTGTGCCCGTTCTGTGGACGGGCCTCACACCCGCGCGTCGACTGTTCCGCTCGCAGTGTGTCGTGTAACTTTTGTCGCAAGAGTAGCCATTTCGAGAAAGTGTGCCGTGAAAAGAAGCGCGTAAACGGGAAGCACACACGGAAGCCTTTGGCCAGCTCCATCGAGTTGCATGCAGTTGCAGGAGAGCGCCCGAACGCGAAGTTCGTCGAGGTACTCGTCGATGGCCACCCACTTTCCTTCAAGGTGGACTATGGCGCCAAAGTTTCAGTTGTACCCAGTACGTTTTCCGGCGTCCCGTCGAAGCTTCAAGACCCCAAGAGAGAGCTGAAAGACCCAAGCAACAACATCCTGGAGTCATAG